CCAGGAATCAGAAACTTAACAGCACAATGATCTACATCATCACCAAACTACAACTGTCTCCCATTTAATGAGTAAGCCTATAGGGAGATCTGCTACTTACACAGAGGTTTCTCAATaaggaaagcattttattttccaagtcAAAGAGGTATCCTAAACCAAAACAGACAGAAAGCTTTGGTACCACACTGTTTAAGACCATGCTGTTTCTGGTACAAGCAGGAGTACTAACAGTGGCTCTAGAATATGCCTTGCTTTGAGAAACAGGGCAACAGGAATTTGCAACAGGAATTTGCAACAGGAAAGTATCTGATACAAATCTGAAAGAATGATTCCTCTCAGTTCAAATGGTGGGCTCCTGCTGGCCTCAAGGGAAGTTCAACATGGGGGCAGTGCCACTTCAAATGCTCCACAACTGCCACTGCAGGTGCCGTTCATTTCCCACTTGTGATGTGCCAGCTTGAAGAGTGCAAGTTCTTAACAGCAATTCACTGTCCACAGAGCACAGGACAAAAACCATACCATCACAGACGATAAAAACCCCACCATTCCAGAAAGCTCCTTCTTCCTTGTACTGCCTGCCCTCCTCCATGTCAGCACTGTCAAAGAGCAACAGGCCAGGATAAGAAATCAAAAATCCCCAACAACCTTAGCCTATTTGAAACCCAAAAGGATACTTTtcaagaagaagagaaagatcaGAATTTCCTATTCTGCACAGATTTATCTccgtttttaaagaaaacacagaatgtCTGGTTTTGGTCAGTAAAGTGTCCATTTAATAAACTCCTTAGCCACATttcccaccccttcctcccacccTAAAATTTCAATTCACACTTAAGCAGATGACATAATTTGATGGTGTACAACAAAAGTTTTAAAATCTGTACTCTTAATACTAAGAGTATCAGGGCCTAGTATTTGACAAAATTACCTAGAACTCAGATGTGCCCATgcaaaaaaagcagatttttatatACACTCCCTATTCTTTTcttataaatttaaatattttacaaaaatgcattttcaaaatgtatAAAGTTTAGTGAATACCccagatgtattttaaaataaaatgttatctGATTTCAAAGGTTATTTCAACAATGAAGTCTAAATTGCACCAGATAAAAGGCACTTGTGCTGTGTGATGTCTTGAGCAAATATACGTTAGTTATAATACAATAATACAGTGTTTTCTTGAATTCATGCAGTTGTCTCCGAGCATCAAGCATCATTAAAGCAGCCAAAAGAGATAGTGAGTAAACTGGATTCCACAGCTGTAAAACCATTTTCTATTGCAAAGTTGCACATACAGCGTTGCGCTCCAGCTCTGACTCTGGAATCAAACGCTACAGAAAAATTGCTGTCATTCACATGGGAATTCAAACTACATTTCATTCTGTCATAAGTTACAAAAAGTATGCCATTTAATTATGAAACTAAAACACCAGTGAACAGCTCAGTGTTCAAATAATTTGTGCCAATGAAagtctgtatttaaaaacaagctaGGGGCTAGTTATTCAAGGAGCAGTGCATCATATTTTCAATTTCCACTTCACTGTTGAGATAAAAGCGCAGTCCTATTCGCCTTCATCTTCTCCAGCCTTTTCATTAAGTGGCTATTGGTCATCTCCATCTCTTCTATCTTATCCAGTGCTGTTCTTAActataaaatgaaagcaaaagttaTTATCACTTGAAGTTTACTTGAGACCTTCTGCTGTTCTTGAGCTTTGACAGAGGAAACAAACAGCAATACAAGTTATTACATGCTTTAAGAGTGCCATATAAGCTAAGACACAACACTCATTACTGCAGTCAGATGAACTGGAATTCAACTGCTAAAATACAAAATCGGGAAGCAATTGAAACATAAAACATGTACTAATTCCAAAAGAACTAGGTGCCTATAACTTCCTATCACATGCTATTTAAAGGTTAAGTCCTCCATTCTCACTTGCTCATGGATATACATTCCCATGGGCAGCAGGTATCGTGCTAGTCACACAGCAGCTCTTAAGCAAGCATGATCAACAGCTCAGTCAAATACAGCTtcttcccagctccctgtgaGATGCCCAATAGAAACTTCCCAGTCTGGCACTTGACACAGGGAGCATTTAGGTTTCCAGTAATTTTTATGGAAGGATTAGTATGAAATAGTAAAAGTTGTCACATTTAGAATACAAATTTAGATCCTTCTTTTCAAGGTAGTACTACATGAAATTGTAATTAGTATTACTTTTATATGCTACAGTTGTCTTTTGACTGCAATACTGACAGACTTGATTGTCTCCTCAAAAAACACTTAAAAGCTGTAACCAAAGATTACAAATAACACAGCTTGGAAGCAAAACATAGAGCAGTTCAAGACTGAAAGAAGCATACAGCTGAAAAGGAAATCAAGTCAGTTACCTCTCGCTGAAGCTTCCTCTTTTCAGCTTTGAGTTCATCTTctactttttctgcattttctgctgcatttttatACCTTGTAACCTGCCCCTCAAGTCGTGCAATCTGCAGACCCAAACAAGATAAAAGGAACAATTACTGAGGTGTTCCACCCCAAGCTCACCTGCCAccagctgttttttcttttctgaaaaaccACCATAGCACAAAGCAACCTGTGAATTATCCATACAATCCTGCTCTGGGAAAAGGATGTTTGTATTTGCATCAGCCGTAATTGCAAAGAATGTTTAAAAGAActaataaaacagtaaaatagtTTGTGGGTAGAAACTTGGAATATCCTTCACTGCCTGTCCCTCCCTGGTGAGGGTCACAAGAAACAGCAGAGAATGCCACATAGCGTATGACACAGCTGGGAAGATAAAGAAGGCTGAGGATCTACACAGAGTGAAGagttggaaaaagaaaaaaaaaataaagagttgAGGAATACAGggcttaaaaacaaaagctggaAAGTTGGAAAGCAGAGACCATATGAGAAGTTGGAGACTTATCAGGGCATGATGCAAGAGGTCTTGAGATCAAGCACAGTGTTCAGCAGTGAAGAGAGGGCTTGAGACAAGTCCTGCTGCAATCTGCCACTGTTAAAGACCACTTGCTGGATTGTACTTATAGCTCCCTGCTACCCTCAAAACAAGAGGACAGGCTGCTagcctgctgctgtgcagaacaGACCAACTGTGCATCTCTGATTCAAACTGCAATCATTTATAAGATTTTGAGATGACCTACAGAGATGCTGAACTTTTAATACCATGTTCCGAGTTACAATCACAAAGTGTAAATCGGTGAGAGTACGTATACCTATACTTATAAAAACAGACTCTTGAATTTCAGAGTAAATTATATACCTTCCAAAGTctatactaatttttttttgcaaataattAAGCTACATAAACTGATTTCCTTGAACTAGTAGCttcatttcctctttatatTCTGCTGTACACTGACATCTGAGTAAATTCACTCCAGATTTTCTCTTATGGTTAAGACTATGCACACATATTGAAGGAAATAgggataaaaatacaaatagagTGCCATTATGTGCAAACTGAAGAATGGACAGTACATCAAAtaaggaaatacattttcataGTTTTGTTGAAAAAAGTATTGTGCAATTGTACAGAGCAAGTGTAATGATAACAATAAATATTAACACGCACTTACATTTTGTTCCAAGGTAGTAATATCCTGTTCAGCTTTTGAAAGCTTAAATTTGTATTCACTAATTTGTCTGTTGGCATCTCCTAGATAAAAATTGACAGGAATATATCACTCAAAGCAACTCTATAAACTGGCAGTTTCCCTTTTACTCTAGAAACCACTAAAAAAAGACCATTTTATTGAGTAACCCGTATACAGGATATAAGAGGTAAATGTGCTTTCAGAAATCTTTTTCAGAgtatgaaaaggaaataatttccctgTTATTTAGAGAACACATTTACTGTCTCTGTAAGCATATGCATTATCTCTCAGCTGCCTGAGATAGACACCTTTTAAAACACATTCAGATCAGCAAACTCCTCTCTCAAAAAACCACAATAACCAGCACACACTAAGATGGGTCAAATCACAATAGAAGTAATACCAGCATCATTTAGCATAGACATCTGTAACAACATTTGAATGCTATGCAGCACAAGGCTTGAACCTGTCTGACAAACTCCAAGGAACATGGTACATTATTCTGGTGTTGTAGTTTAGCCCTGATATTGCCAGTACTCTGTTCACGTTCACTGCCACAGCCATATTAAATGACTTTGTCAAACCAGTAAAGTTCTCAGCTGGAGGAATAGCTTGCTTGAAGTGGAAATTCGCTTCGTGATTCTATGAAGCAACACTGAATATTGTGTTAAACTTGaataatttttcatgttttgcttcAGAGAATAAGTCTTTTAGATTATCGAAGAttcaacaaaatgaaaaaaaaaaaaaaaatcaagtagaCTATATTAACAGAACATTCCAGCTGAAATTCCATCACCTAAAAACTGAAATTGTTTGAGTAGCAGCCTCCATTCTAGTCAAGGTCATCAACTGGAAAATAACTTCCCAGAATATTATTATTCAACACTGGAAGAGGCAGACTTTTAAGCTACTTTGCAGTGAGAAATGTCTACAAAAAACTAGGTGCACAACAATATATTCATTCACAATACTGCTACCACACCACAATATAGGAAAAGGAGCCAGAAAAGTCTGTTTCCTCTCCCCAGTAAGAATACTTTTGAACAGTAACCATATACCTACTCTGCATTTCAATTAGTTGCAAGTCAGAACCATTCTCTAAGCCTATGATATCTGGATTCATGCCATCACTTTTAGAATATTTCTGTCGTTCTTCTTCCAACTGCATCTTCAGTTTTCTAACCTGAAAAAGAAGCGTTCTTCTGTGAAAAAGACTCCCACAAGTTCAGTAGTTGTGTATCTAAATGTTCGATgggaaaaaggcaaagcagtCCTGAGATGCCACTGACTGAGATGGCTCTGTAAGTGTCTCAATGAAGAGGAGGCAGGAAAACCAGTCCCTGAGACCTGTGGCTACaaccccccccccttccccattGCTGGGTGAGTGCATGTCAACATAGATTCCTCAGCTATGTCCTCAGTGTCTGGAATTTACAAGTGGGAACTACTTCTTTTGACTCTCAAAATACTATCCTACACATTAGCTGTATGGCGTTGTTGTATGCTTGCAAAACTCTCATTCatgacaaatattttcatgctgttttttACAACTGTGTTGataaatatgcatatacatCTTTATATGCTTGTATTTGTACACTTCTATTTAATACTAGAATTTATTTGCATTCTAAACCAAGTATCTATACTAAAATTAAGGTACATTCCCAGCAAATGCAAATGTTGACAACACCGCTTTAAATATGGAATGTGTTCGAATAGGAGCACAAAACCTATGGTATTCTTAGCAATCGTTCAATGGCCCTGTGTTTTCTTCAGTACTCTCTTCTCAATATTGAACTGTGTTAAAATACAACTACTTTGGTAATACTCAATTTCTATTTGAGTAACTGAAATGATCAAAGAAACAGTACCACTCAGCAATTTAGAAGAAGGGCTACTACTTGAATTTATGAGTAAGTAGTTTTACTGACTTTAGTATTTctacacaaaacaaaaatgaaaggaagaacaaTTTTAAATCCATGCACTGACAGTAGATGAGCAACAACCTAGTTTCCAGCTAACTAGTTAGTGAAATGAGGGTTCTTAACCCACCAAGATCAAAGTCACATGGATAAGGAAACTAGAGTAGCTGATAATTCCTAGTAGCCAGCCAGGTAAGgagtattttattttgctttagtgCTTAAGTACTTGATTAAGCACCTTTGGTACTTAGTATTTGATTATTGCCAATATATTAATAGTTTGCAAAAGGATATACAAaggtctatttttaaaaattaatagctTGTGTTACCTGTTGTAgtaattcctctttttctccagcCAGTTTTCGTAGCCGGATATCTAAAACCAAAGAACCcaattaacaaaaaaacccgaaatctgtaactaaaaacattttttataactttttgtttgttttcaaataaaatgctCTTTAAACTTAAGGCAAATAGCACCGGGAGCATAAAGCTTTGGTATCTAATAACGTATCAGCCTTCAGTTAATAGCAGGAAAAAGGggtaaatatttaatttacacTGTTTcttagaataattttaaagcaaGACCTCAGAGTTTTGTAATTCTTCAGAGTAAATTAACAACTGATGATTTTTTTACTACTAAAAACACAGTTTTGTCCCAATATCTAGAACAGTCATTTCCAACAAAACTTTCTTCTGACTGTATACTCTTTTCCTTGTCTCATTCTTAAGGACTGTTATCTATTCACAGAAGGCACTAAGCTTCCTCATATGTTCAGAGAGTTTGTAGAAAGTGTTCTTaaatcaccaaaaaaaaagtacttgGGAGAGGACCCATAAGAATGTTGCAATGTCTGAAGGTCAGAAGACTTGGTAGTGGCCACAAAGCATTCTGTCGAGCAACGCACCGCTGAGATTAAAGCGGTTTCCTTGGAAATGCTAACTCTGACAGAAACAACACAATAAAGATCTGTAGTTCACAATGATGAAGCCAGAGCAGAACATGTATCAAGTCTAATCTCTACCAAATCAAATATATgtaatttatatattatttacaAATATAATCCAAGACTATAGAGATACATCTTTGCATGTTGCCTGAGTTTTATAGTAGACTGACCATGCACTAACTTGTTCAGCCTAAGGATAAAAGCAAGTTAAAATAAAGGCCCCCAAAACTTTTATCTTTGTGCTGTCCATGCcgtttttaaaatgttattaaagcTTGGCTTTCTAATGAATGTGATGAAATACTGCATTTGCTTTACActaaaaggcagaaatatttcaaggaaggggaaagaatatacagggctttgctttcttccacaGAAGTTTGTTCACTGATTGTACATAAAGAGCTTTTTTCCatgaagcaacagaaaacagactAATCTGAAAGACTATACTCTCAGGCAAGATATTTTCTGACAGTAACAAAATCTGGACTAAGATCTAACCAATTACAAACATCCAAGCACATACTATTTTTTTACTCAGATAAATTTGTTTTCTCATGCAGCATAAAAAATAAGTAACAACCTTGAAAGTTGTATATTCCAGAAACATCACAGGTACCTTTCTGTGGCTGTAAATCACTGTGAACAGGAGGGAAACAAAGACTTCAAACACTCTATAACAAAGTATGGTAGGGTATTTTTACCTAGTGGTCCTTCTCCTGCAGATTCCAAGACCTGAGCAGCTTCCTGTGATACAACTGTTATAGCACCAACCACTGATTCATGGTTTACATCACCGTTTGGTGTGCCATCTGGGATTATAACTAATCCATGTTTCTaaaatcacaaaagaaaaagaacaacctACTCATACAGGAGCACTGCTAAAACATAATCGGACAGAAGAGTTtgtaaaaagcatttcaagTTGATTGAAAAAGTTACAACTATAGCACCATTTATCCTACCCTAAGGTCAGGTTTTGAGACTGCACAAGAGTAGTAACCATTGTTCCTCTCTTTTTCATTGACCTTGATTTCATGCCCCACTCCTGGATTTCTGTTACTGCAAAGTAACTACTACAAACATACCTCTCCTCTCTTCATTGTTTCCTTCAGGTCAGCCAACTCCTCTCTGAGCTCATCTCGCTCATTCTTAATGCAGTCAAAGtaatctttctgtctttctaggGCCTGGGTTCAGGCAGATGGCAAGAAAAagaatggcacagagaaaaagcataTGACAGCAGAGAGATTTTCTACAAGTAAATACAAAGAGCTCaacaaaagtaaagaaattacAGGTATTTAATGTATATTAATGTACATCTCTGATAACTACTTTCTACAAGTCATATCTAGCCTCACTGCCGCATGTTTGTCATGACAGTTTTTTCCCAGGCAAATCCCAATAGCTTCtattacagatttttatttagtGGATTCTATTTTTGGTAGATTTTGAAAAACTAAATCAAATACCAAAAGAGTGATTTTTCTTATTACAAGAATTCTGTGGCCAGAAATAAAATTTGCTGGAACTCAACTGGCAAAGATCCTAAAGCATTACATCCATTGAACTAATTTATCTCTTGCAGGGTATAGAAGtagaaaaaatacttcataGAAGACCTTGATATATAAGCTTGTCCACTTACAAATACTAGTAGCTTAATTACTACAACCACCCTTTACTAAACCCAAAGCAGtcagtttggggggggggggggggggggaagcagcaCTACTAGCACAAAGAAAGATTGAAGCAATATGGATGTAGATGCATTTGCCTACCTATGCTGGAGCTGTTACCTGGCAGTTAATCAGACACTTTCACTTGCAGCATCCCATTCCATTATTCATTCAGATTCAATACTGCAAGCATTACAGATAATCCTAACCATACAGCAACTGCAAAAGTGTACATTTTGCCAAGAAAATTATCCACTAAATCTTATGTCATGCGTAAATGTTCAGGAATGGACTGATaccaagaaagaaatgaaggtgTATACCTTTGTACTGTAATTGCCCCACATAACAATTGCAGTATGCTGAATTTTAATCATCATCTAGAATCCAGAGCAATGTTTTAATGGATTACTCTTACTTTCAACAGAAAACTGATTTACTAATATGTAAATGTAACATTTAAAGTACAAATAATTCAACATGTGTGAAAACACTAGCTGTCACATCAAGAAGAACTCGTAAGATGTCCTTTTATTTCCTAACACATACACATTTCCTAAGTACATTACAAACACTGCAGAGATCCTTAATCATTGCATCATTCTGTGTTCCACTTAAAGATACACCTTTCCCATAtctgaagaacagcagcagaaacagaaggggAAGTAAGCTCACCCATCGGAGAGAATGGACAAATAGGCCCAGAATTACACTGCAGACACAGATACCATGTGCCTGGCAGTGCCCTGTGATGCTGCTAACTTTCCCAAAAACATCCTTCCCATCCGCAACGCTATGCACAAGTGTTACGTGCATAGAAATCAAGAAAATTTGATGGGATTTGAAACTGATACAGCCATGTACCTCTGCCTTTGGAGAGATGCTGAGAAACTTTAGCTAAGCTGCTACTGTTCGTATGCTCAGGAATTAAAATATATGACATGAATTTTGTAGTAAATCTACTTTTGCAGttctttttgggggggaggcAGAAATCAGCACAAGCTCTGTAGGCATGTTTTAAGAGACCAGTATAATTAAAACGTGATCATCTGGCAGAAAGCAGATTTGTCTATGGtcttattttctaaatattccAAGAAACCTGTATGAAATCTATACCAAGCTCACACACTCCACTGCTAATTCCAAACTGGCAGTGCATGTACCATTTGGAGCCACCAAACAGTGAAACAGCTGTGTATTCCAGGAGTATAACCTGGAAGTTATAGTTCTGTGGTTTTGTCCTCAAGCTGGTCTAATTTAAGACCAACTACAACTGTAAATTTCAACTGCTTTGTAGAAACATGGCAATTTAAGAAGGCAGGTATAAACCGAACTCATGCCATCTCTGTTCTGCTTGCATTACTCTAAAGCACACATTGCAAAACAACTCTAGTTATAAACTACTCTTTTGTGGACCTTCTCACAGGTTTCTGAAGCTGGACTACAGTAACAATAAGCAAAGCTTCTCAGCACTGAGGAGAAAGACTCAAACTCTGAGCTCAGAAATGTGTCTCTAGAtaacagaaatcagaaaagaCTGCAGCATGTTAACACTGTAACAACTAAGAGGTTTCAATCTCAGgatggtaaaaataaaaactaagaaaaaatacagttatgCTTTTTAAAGGAACACAAACTGGCAAGGAAACAACGAAACACAAAcggctgaaggaaaaaaaaacaaacccttttttgTCCATCTGGCTGGTAGCTATTTTTGTTTGAATATTAGATAAATGATATGCTCTGTACTAACTGTGGCAAtgtctctgaaagcagaaagtgcTTGCACGAAGTGCACAATGGTGAAAAACAAGTATAGAAAAAATATGGTTAAAGATAAAAATTTTCAGAAGAATGTTCATAAACTCAAACACattgaaatgttattttatggTGAGGAGAACTGAACTGAAAGACTGAAACACTAAATAAGTATGGATAGGAAAAAGGCAGTGTAACAGTGCTTTTTTAACTGGGCACCATTGGTTAAAAGGTAACTTTTCACAGTGACTTGAACtccagcaaaagcagcaatCTTCAAAGCAATCTGCATATGTCAAAATCTGGTGTAAAATTCAGTTGAAGATAAATGACCCTACTGTTACTAGGAGGCAGAGAATTCCTTTCTAAAGACTTTCCAGTTAACTCCTCCCCACCAGGCAATTTACCTGTGGCACAGAACAGCCACAAGTTCTCAGCCAAGCAGTTATCCCCAAGGCTCAGGCCGACAGTTTTACCACTTCCTGCTGCCCAGAAGCAAAGCTCACAAACCCTGTCTGACCTACATTAGCTGCATAGT
This sequence is a window from Lathamus discolor isolate bLatDis1 chromosome 2, bLatDis1.hap1, whole genome shotgun sequence. Protein-coding genes within it:
- the LRRFIP2 gene encoding leucine-rich repeat flightless-interacting protein 2 isoform X16, with the translated sequence MGTPGSGRKRTPVKDRFSAEDEALSNIAREAEARLAAKRAARAEARDIRMRELERQQKELEEKNEKSHSEIFSRPSSRNSVSAAPLSGNSSRRGSGDTSSWVDPDASLSELRDIYDLKDQIHDVEGRYMQGLKELKDSLAEVEEKYKKAMVSNAQLDNEKNNLVYQVDTLKDVIEEKEEQIAEFYRENEEKSKELERQKHTCSVLQHKLDELKEGLRQRDELIEALERQKDYFDCIKNERDELREELADLKETMKRGEKHGLVIIPDGTPNGDVNHESVVGAITVVSQEAAQVLESAGEGPLDIRLRKLAGEKEELLQQVRKLKMQLEEERQKYSKSDGMNPDIIGLENGSDLQLIEMQRDANRQISEYKFKLSKAEQDITTLEQNIARLEGQVTRYKNAAENAEKVEDELKAEKRKLQRELRTALDKIEEMEMTNSHLMKRLEKMKANRTALLSQQ
- the LRRFIP2 gene encoding leucine-rich repeat flightless-interacting protein 2 isoform X15 translates to MGTPGSGRKRTPVKDRFSAEDEALSNIAREAEARLAAKRAARAEARDIRMRELERQQKELEEKNEKSHSEIFSRPSSRNSVSAAPLSGNSSRRGSGDTSSWVDPDASLSELRDSLAEVEEKYKKAMVSNAQLDNEKNNLVYQVDTLKDVIEEKEEQIAEFYRENEEKSKELERQKHTCSVLQHKLDELKEGLRQRDELIEENQRMQQNIDSIAKEVFDLQETINWKDKKIGALERQKDYFDCIKNERDELREELADLKETMKRGEKHGLVIIPDGTPNGDVNHESVVGAITVVSQEAAQVLESAGEGPLDIRLRKLAGEKEELLQQVRKLKMQLEEERQKYSKSDGMNPDIIGLENGSDLQLIEMQRDANRQISEYKFKLSKAEQDITTLEQNIARLEGQVTRYKNAAENAEKVEDELKAEKRKLQRELRTALDKIEEMEMTNSHLMKRLEKMKANRTALLSQQ
- the LRRFIP2 gene encoding leucine-rich repeat flightless-interacting protein 2 isoform X19 translates to MGTPGSGRKRTPVKDRFSAEDEALSNIAREAEARLAAKRAARAEARDIRMRELERQQKELEEKNEKSHSEIFSRPSSRNSVSAAPLSGNSSRRGSGDTSSWVDPDASLSELRDSLAEVEEKYKKAMVSNAQLDNEKNNLVYQVDTLKDVIEEKEEQIAEFYRENEEKSKELERQKHTCSVLQHKLDELKEGLRQRDELIEKHGLVIIPDGTPNGDVNHESVVGAITVVSQEAAQVLESAGEGPLDIRLRKLAGEKEELLQQVRKLKMQLEEERQKYSKSDGMNPDIIGLENGSDLQLIEMQRDANRQISEYKFKLSKAEQDITTLEQNIARLEGQVTRYKNAAENAEKVEDELKAEKRKLQRELRTALDKIEEMEMTNSHLMKRLEKMKANRTALLSQQ
- the LRRFIP2 gene encoding leucine-rich repeat flightless-interacting protein 2 isoform X17 codes for the protein MGTPGSGRKRTPVKDRFSAEDEALSNIAREAEARLAAKRAARAEARDIRMRELERQQKELEEKNEKSHSEIFSRPSSRNSVSAAPLSGNSSRRGSGDTSSWVDPDASLSELRDSLAEVEEKYKKAMVSNAQLDNEKNNLVYQVDTLKDVIEEKEEQIAEFYRENEEKSKELERQKHTCSVLQHKLDELKEGLRQRDELIEALERQKDYFDCIKNERDELREELADLKETMKRGEKHGLVIIPDGTPNGDVNHESVVGAITVVSQEAAQVLESAGEGPLDIRLRKLAGEKEELLQQVRKLKMQLEEERQKYSKSDGMNPDIIGLENGSDLQLIEMQRDANRQISEYKFKLSKAEQDITTLEQNIARLEGQVTRYKNAAENAEKVEDELKAEKRKLQRELRTALDKIEEMEMTNSHLMKRLEKMKANRTALLSQQ